The proteins below come from a single Kitasatospora sp. NBC_00315 genomic window:
- a CDS encoding MFS transporter, with protein MAATVSPTAAPAAPPGRPRTWIPLLGVSFGYFTVLMDTTVLAVAEPDIARSLGGSVAGLQWTVTGYTVAFGGLLLSAGAVADRFGAHRVFRAGMAVFGLASLLSALAPGLWTLVALRGLLGVASAACVPASMVMITMLYPEPAARARAVAAWAATSGAAMAAGPIVGGLLVGLAGWRAVFLVNVPLALLTLGLTAGRRVHCPRGARPINWTGQLAACTVLGLLTDALIALGSGHTVHAAGSGAGLVAAALCFAALERRGDNPVLAPAVLRARAMRPALLAGAAVNFTLSSLLFVLPLVFRQTQHLSPLRTGLAFLPMTIPTAFNPLLTGRIVARTGPWRPVVAGLGLLAGAGLLFGVALPAGWGYRALSAGLLCAGFGVSYALPALTAAVITTAPEGAAGAAGGLLNSVRQVGASVGVAAMGAFVDVGAAGPGDGAGYALLLCAGVCTAAGIAVAARR; from the coding sequence ATGGCCGCCACCGTATCCCCCACCGCCGCCCCGGCGGCGCCGCCGGGGCGCCCCCGCACCTGGATACCGCTGCTGGGCGTCTCGTTCGGCTACTTCACGGTGCTGATGGACACGACCGTCCTGGCGGTGGCCGAGCCGGACATCGCCCGCTCGCTCGGCGGCTCGGTCGCGGGCCTGCAATGGACGGTCACCGGGTACACCGTCGCCTTCGGCGGCCTGCTGCTGTCCGCCGGGGCGGTGGCCGACCGCTTCGGCGCGCACCGGGTGTTCCGGGCGGGCATGGCGGTGTTCGGGCTCGCCTCGCTGCTCAGCGCCCTGGCGCCCGGCCTGTGGACGCTGGTCGCGCTGCGGGGGCTGCTGGGCGTGGCGTCGGCGGCCTGCGTACCGGCCTCGATGGTGATGATCACCATGCTCTACCCGGAGCCCGCCGCCCGCGCCCGCGCCGTCGCCGCCTGGGCGGCCACCAGCGGCGCGGCGATGGCTGCCGGCCCGATCGTCGGCGGGCTGCTGGTCGGGCTCGCGGGCTGGCGGGCGGTGTTCCTGGTGAACGTCCCGTTGGCGCTCCTCACCCTGGGACTGACCGCCGGACGGCGGGTGCACTGCCCGCGCGGCGCCCGGCCGATCAACTGGACCGGCCAACTGGCCGCGTGCACCGTCCTCGGGCTCCTGACCGACGCACTGATCGCGCTCGGATCGGGGCACACCGTCCACGCCGCCGGCTCCGGGGCCGGGCTGGTCGCGGCCGCGCTCTGCTTCGCCGCGCTCGAACGACGGGGCGACAACCCCGTGCTGGCGCCCGCCGTACTGCGGGCCCGGGCGATGCGGCCCGCCCTGCTGGCGGGGGCGGCGGTCAACTTCACCCTGAGCAGCCTCCTGTTCGTGCTGCCCCTGGTGTTCCGGCAGACCCAGCACCTGTCGCCGCTGAGGACCGGACTCGCGTTCCTGCCGATGACGATCCCGACCGCCTTCAACCCGCTGCTGACCGGCCGGATCGTGGCCAGGACGGGGCCGTGGCGTCCGGTGGTGGCGGGGCTCGGACTGCTGGCCGGCGCGGGCCTGCTGTTCGGCGTGGCCCTGCCGGCCGGGTGGGGCTACCGGGCGCTCTCGGCCGGGCTGCTCTGCGCCGGGTTCGGGGTGTCGTACGCCCTGCCGGCCCTGACTGCGGCGGTCATCACCACGGCGCCGGAGGGCGCGGCCGGCGCGGCCGGCGGACTGCTCAACTCGGTGCGCCAGGTGGGGGCTTCGGTCGGCGTCGCGGCGATGGGGGCCTTCGTGGACGTCGGCGCGGCCGGACCGGGCGACGGAGCCGGGTACGCCCTGCTGCTCTGCGCCGGGGTGTGCACGGCGGCGGGGATCGCGGTCGCCGCCCGACGGTGA
- a CDS encoding MarR family winged helix-turn-helix transcriptional regulator, whose amino-acid sequence MADIPAEEYLCTRIRRAEQALMAHHEAVLRGHGLTMTQYTVLLTLSREGGMSAAQTARSCGVTQQSMASVLTNMEVKELIRRDPSPVHAKVQIATLTDEGRAVLDRAYQEVVVLERALSAGFTPAEHASLCALLERTTAILVDQTPTARTR is encoded by the coding sequence ATGGCGGACATCCCGGCCGAGGAGTACCTCTGTACTCGGATCAGGCGCGCGGAGCAGGCGCTGATGGCACACCACGAGGCGGTCCTGCGCGGCCACGGACTGACCATGACGCAGTACACGGTGCTGCTGACCCTCTCCCGCGAGGGCGGCATGTCCGCCGCCCAGACCGCCCGGTCCTGCGGGGTGACGCAGCAGAGCATGGCCAGCGTCCTGACCAACATGGAGGTCAAGGAGCTCATCCGCCGCGACCCGTCCCCGGTACACGCCAAGGTGCAGATCGCCACACTGACCGACGAGGGCCGGGCGGTGCTGGACCGCGCCTATCAGGAGGTGGTCGTCCTCGAGCGCGCACTCAGCGCCGGGTTCACGCCCGCCGAGCACGCCTCCCTCTGCGCTCTCCTGGAACGCACGACCGCCATCCTCGTCGACCAGACGCCGACGGCCCGCACCCGCTGA
- a CDS encoding LysR family transcriptional regulator gives MELRQLRTFEAVVAHRTVTEAAGVLGLAPSSVSEQIRTLERSVGVDLFERSPRGMRPTPAGERMLIWARRLLEQAEQARREVAAEQPVVRIGALETIAVTHVPGVLARLAERRSDLRVEVRSDGARDRLLGAVARGELDAALILDTDGELGELGFEVPAVPMDFIDLEPVRLALVAAPGHPLDGIGRLTRSDLRGHRLLVNVPACSIWLAGERLLGADVERVRAGGTAVMAGWARQGLGVALLPEFAVAGELAAGSLVRLPLDVPGLTLRLVWRAGREADRGVRDMLYAAGV, from the coding sequence ATGGAACTTCGGCAGTTGCGGACGTTCGAGGCGGTGGTCGCCCACCGGACGGTCACCGAGGCCGCCGGCGTCCTCGGCCTCGCGCCGTCCTCCGTCTCGGAGCAGATCCGGACGCTGGAGCGGTCAGTCGGTGTCGACCTGTTCGAGCGCAGCCCGCGGGGGATGCGTCCCACCCCTGCGGGCGAGCGGATGCTGATCTGGGCCCGTCGCCTGCTGGAGCAGGCGGAGCAGGCCCGCCGGGAGGTGGCGGCGGAGCAACCGGTCGTGCGGATCGGCGCGTTGGAGACCATCGCGGTCACGCACGTGCCCGGTGTGCTCGCCAGGCTCGCCGAACGCCGGTCGGATCTCCGGGTCGAGGTCCGTTCGGACGGCGCCCGCGACCGGTTGCTCGGCGCCGTCGCCCGGGGCGAACTGGATGCGGCGCTGATCCTGGACACCGACGGCGAGCTCGGTGAGCTCGGCTTCGAAGTGCCCGCCGTGCCGATGGACTTCATCGATCTGGAGCCGGTCCGGCTGGCCCTGGTGGCGGCCCCCGGCCACCCGCTGGACGGCATCGGACGGTTGACCCGGAGTGATCTGCGGGGCCACCGGCTGCTGGTGAACGTCCCCGCCTGCTCGATCTGGCTGGCCGGTGAGCGCCTGCTGGGCGCGGACGTGGAACGGGTCCGGGCCGGCGGTACGGCGGTGATGGCCGGGTGGGCCCGACAGGGCCTGGGGGTCGCCCTGTTGCCGGAGTTCGCGGTCGCCGGTGAACTCGCGGCAGGCTCGCTGGTGCGGCTCCCGCTCGACGTCCCCGGCCTCACCCTGCGGCTGGTCTGGCGGGCGGGCCGGGAGGCCGACCGGGGCGTACGCGACATGCTCTACGCGGCCGGCGTCTGA